The nucleotide window TCTGGTGCGACAGGCGCTGGAGGCCGTCGTAGGCCGCGTACTTGAAGCACTCGGAGAGGGTCGGCACGTTGAAGACGGCGTCGAGGAAGTCGGCGAGGCCTCCGCCGTGGGCCATCACCATCTGCGGCACGTGGACGAGCTCGGTCGCGTTCGTCCCGAGGAGGTGGGCGCCGAGGAGCTTCTTCGTCGCCGGATCGAAGAGGAGCTTCACGAAGCCGTCCACGTCCCCGTTGATCTGCCCGCGGGCGTTGTTCTCGTAGCGGGCCCGGCCGGCCTCGTACGGGATTCCCTTCTCCTTCAGCTCTTCCTCGGTCGCGCCGATCATCGAGATCTCGGGGATCGTGTAGACGCCGTAGGGGAAGGGGAGCTTGCGGTCGTCGGGCCCCGCGAGGCCGAGGGCATTCCTCACCGCCGTCCGCCCCTGCTCCATCGAGGTGGCCGCGAGGGCGGGGAAGCCGATGATGTCGCCGGCGGCGTAGATGCCCGGGACGTTCGTCCGGAGCGACGCGTCGACCGGGATGCGCCCCTTCTCGTCGAAGGTCACGCCGGCCGCTTCCAGCCCGAGGCCCTCGGTGTTGCCGCGGCGGCCGGCCGAGAAGAGGACCTTTCCGGCGGCGAGCTCGGTGCCCGATCTGAGGGAGAGGCGCAGGGCGTCGTCCGGGAGGCCCGGAACGCGCGAGAGCCCTTCCACGGCGTCGCCGAGGATGACGTCGGCCCCCATTCTCTCCAGCGACACCTTCAGGGCGGCCGACAGCTCGGCGTCGAGGAACCCGAGGAGCCTGTCCCTCCCCTCGACGAGCGTCACGCGTGTGCCCAGCGCCGCGAAGATCGACGCGTACTCGCATCCGATGACGCCCCCGCCGACGACGGCGAGGCTGCGGGGGATCCGGTCGAGGTCGAGGATCCGGTCGGAGTCCTCGACGTCCGGGTCGTCGAACGTCAGGCCGCGGGGAGGGAGGGGAGCCGAGCCGGTCGCGACGAGGAACGCTCCGGCCGAGAGCCGCCGGGTCTCCCGCCCCTCGGAGTCGACGACGGCCACCGTCTCCGCGTCGAGGAAGCGGGCCTGGCCCGTCACGCACTCGATCCGGTGGCGCTCGAGGTTGCGGTCGATCTGCCGCGTCTGGCGGTCCGTCACGTCGGCGAGCCGCCCGAGGAGCTGCCGCAGGCTCCGCCTGCGGTCGAGCCGCAGCGTCATGCCGTAGAGCTCCCGGCGCCGGAAGCCGGTGAGGTAGAGCGCCGCCTCGCGCAGCGTCTTCGAGGGGAGCGTGCCGGTGTGGACGGAGGTCCCGCCGGGAGCCGCGCGGCGCTCCACGAGGGCGACGCGCCGGCCGAAGTACGCGCCGAGCGCGGCCCCCTTCTCTCCGGCCGGACCGGCCCCGAGGACGACGAGGTCGTACCGTTCCGCATCGGGCATGACGTTCCTCCGGTGACCGGGAGGCTAGCAAACGCGGGGCGCGGTTGACGCGCCGCGGCGCGCCCCGGAAGATGCCGCGTTCCCGAAGGCCCGAGAAGGAGCGCCCGTGGACCTCGCCGCACGTCTCTCCGAAGTGAAGTCCGGCTTCGCCCGGACGTTCTGGGTCGCCAACGTCCTCGAGCTCTTCGAACGGTTCTCCTTCTACGGTTCGAAGATCGTCCTCGCGGTCTTCCTCGCCGAGACGGTCGGCCTCGGGCCCTTCGGCGTCAGCCTCGTCGGCTTCTACGGCTTCGCCGTCTACTTCCTGCCGATCCTCGCGGGGCCGCTCGTCGACCGCTTCGGCTTCAAGAAGAGCCTCGCCGCCTGCTTCGGCATCTTCTCCCTCGGCTACTTCCTCATCGGGCTGTCGGGGATGCCGATGGGGCAGCCGCTCGTCCAGGCCGTCGGGACGAAGACCTGGGTCGTCTGCGCGCTCCTGATCACGGCGATCGGCGGGTCGCTCATCAAGCCGTGCATCGTCGGCACCGTCGCGCGGACGACGACGAAGGACACCAAGGCCCTCGGCTACTCGATCTACTACACCCTCGTGAACGTCGGCGGCTGGCTGGGGCCGGTCCTCGCGAGCCAGGTCCGTGTCAGCCTCGGCATCGCGCAGGTCCTCGTCGGCGCTTCTCTCGTCTCGTTCGTCCTCTTCCTCGCCACGCTCGTCTTCTTCAAGGAGCCCGGGCGCGACCCCGGCGCCGAGGAGCGGACGCTCGGCAAGGTCCTGAAGGACGCGGCGCTCGTCTTCGCGAACGGACGCTTCATCGGGTTCCTCGTCATCTTCACCGGCTTCTGGGTCATGTTCTGGCAGGTCTACGACCTCTTCCCCTTCTACGTCCGCGACGTCCTGAAGGTGGAGCGCTTCGAGTTCATCGCGTCGCTCGAGTCGTTCTCGGTCATCTTCCTGACGGTCCCCGTGGCGGCGCTCATGAAGAAGGTGCGGGCCGTGCCGCAGATGACGCTCGGCCTCGCCGTCGGGAGCTGCTCCTGGCTCCTCCTCGTCGTCTCGCAGACGTGGCAGGCGGCCGCCGCGGCGATGTTCCTCCTCGCCCTCGGCGAGGTCCTCCAGGCGCCGCGCTACTACGAGTACATCGCCGACCTCGCCCCGAAGGAGCAGGTCGGCACCTTCATGGGCTTCGCGTTCCTCCCGATCGCGCTCGGGGCGCTCCTGGCGGGCCCCCTCGGCGGCTTCCTCCTCCAGAAGTACCTGAAGGAGTCGATGCAGCCCGACAAGGCCTGGATGATCCTCTCCACCCTCGGCTTCGTCTCGACGGCCGCGCTCCTCGCCTACGACCGCTGGGTGGCGAGGCCGACGGTCAGGACCTGACCCCTTCGTCTCCCAGCCCCCAGCCCTTCAGCCGGCGGTGAAGGGTCGTGCGGTCGAGGCCGAGGCGCTCGGCGGCGCGGGAGACGTTGCCCCGGCAGTCGGCGAGGACGCGCGTGACGAGACGGCGCTCGAAGGCGTCGCGGGCGTCGGCGAGGCTCTGTCCCGGTAGGAGGTCCGGCTCGTTCGCCGCTCCGGCCCTCGGAATGCGCAGGACATCGCCCGGGAGGTCGTCCGGCCCGATGACGGCACCTTCGGCGAGGAGGAGCGCCCGCTCGACGACGTTCTGCAGCTCGCGGACGTTTCCCGGCCAGGGGCGCTTCTTCAGCTCCTCGACCGCCTCCGGCGAGAACGTCGGTGGGCGGCGCCCGCGCCGGCGGGCGAGCTTGCCGGCGAAGTGGGTGGCCAGGACGGGGACGTCTTCGGGCCGTTCCGCGAGGGTCGGAACGCGGATCGGGACGACGGCGAGGCGGAAGTAGAGGTCCTCGCGGAAGGTCCCCGCGGCGATCATCTTCGGCAGGTCGCGGTTCGTGGCGGCGATGATCCGCACGTCGGTCGCGATCGTCCGCGTCCCGCCGACGCGCGAGATCTTCCCGTCCTGGATCGCCCGGAGGATCTTCGCCTGCGTCCGCGGCGACATGTCCCCGATCTCGTCGAGAAAGAGCGTCCCGCCGTCGGCCAGCTCCCACTTCCCCTTCCGGTCCTCGGTCGCCCCCGTAAACGACCCCTTCACGTGCCCGAAGAGCTCGCTCTCGATGAGGTCTTCCGGAATGGCCGCGCCGTTCACCTCGACGAACGGACCGGCGGCGCGGGGCGAGGCCCGGTGGAGGCTGCGCGCGGCCACCTCCTTGCCGACGCCGCTCTCGCCGGTGATGAGGACGCGCGCGTCCGACGCGCCGGCCCGGCGGATCTCCTCGCGCAGGCGGGTCATCGCGGGCCCTTCGCCGAGGAGCGTCTCCTCCTCCTCCAGCCGCTCCCGCTGCCGCGCCACCTCGCGGGCGAGGACGTCGCGCTCGCGGGCGAGGCGGCTCCTCTCGAGCGCGCGCTCGAGCGTCAGGAGGACCCTCTCGAGCGCGAGCGGCTTCTCGAGGAAGTCGTCGGCGCCGCGCTTGACGGCCTGGACCGCCGTCTCCACGGTTCCGTGCCCGGAGATCATCACGACCGGCAGGTCGTGGCCGCGGGCGCGGATCTGGTCGAGGACGGCGAGGCCGTCGATGTCGGGGAGCCAGACGTCGAGAAAGAGCGCCCCTGCCGCCGCGCCGCCGGGCTCGGAGAGCCGGTGGAGGACCGACGTTCCGTCCTCGAACTCCTCCACGCGATACCCCTCGTCGCCGAGGATCTGCGCGA belongs to Holophagales bacterium and includes:
- a CDS encoding sigma-54-dependent Fis family transcriptional regulator — its product is MVFVCDDAPGIRRTLAQILGDEGYRVEEFEDGTSVLHRLSEPGGAAAGALFLDVWLPDIDGLAVLDQIRARGHDLPVVMISGHGTVETAVQAVKRGADDFLEKPLALERVLLTLERALERSRLARERDVLAREVARQRERLEEEETLLGEGPAMTRLREEIRRAGASDARVLITGESGVGKEVAARSLHRASPRAAGPFVEVNGAAIPEDLIESELFGHVKGSFTGATEDRKGKWELADGGTLFLDEIGDMSPRTQAKILRAIQDGKISRVGGTRTIATDVRIIAATNRDLPKMIAAGTFREDLYFRLAVVPIRVPTLAERPEDVPVLATHFAGKLARRRGRRPPTFSPEAVEELKKRPWPGNVRELQNVVERALLLAEGAVIGPDDLPGDVLRIPRAGAANEPDLLPGQSLADARDAFERRLVTRVLADCRGNVSRAAERLGLDRTTLHRRLKGWGLGDEGVRS
- the sthA gene encoding Si-specific NAD(P)(+) transhydrogenase translates to MPDAERYDLVVLGAGPAGEKGAALGAYFGRRVALVERRAAPGGTSVHTGTLPSKTLREAALYLTGFRRRELYGMTLRLDRRRSLRQLLGRLADVTDRQTRQIDRNLERHRIECVTGQARFLDAETVAVVDSEGRETRRLSAGAFLVATGSAPLPPRGLTFDDPDVEDSDRILDLDRIPRSLAVVGGGVIGCEYASIFAALGTRVTLVEGRDRLLGFLDAELSAALKVSLERMGADVILGDAVEGLSRVPGLPDDALRLSLRSGTELAAGKVLFSAGRRGNTEGLGLEAAGVTFDEKGRIPVDASLRTNVPGIYAAGDIIGFPALAATSMEQGRTAVRNALGLAGPDDRKLPFPYGVYTIPEISMIGATEEELKEKGIPYEAGRARYENNARGQINGDVDGFVKLLFDPATKKLLGAHLLGTNATELVHVPQMVMAHGGGLADFLDAVFNVPTLSECFKYAAYDGLQRLSHQSRAVPVEVASPVAEGEVLPPGARGWFVGVDLTDLSAPSPRPVDVAFMDRWRRVTFSTWAFDAAGTGLLPPEKLREGAVVAIDGPQGLAAPGRKVRDGERELRCAGKTPDALPAPGSAPYAGFLRGSVLLFSALRASGLGVFGEVPQDRAILLEVYPADLWKKWAGHALPKKQTAQGRRARWDLLRGQGLELPVDATAITHDQLDAAAAALAAYLWATGRTNAWGEAPRWDDAAGVLREGFVVSL
- a CDS encoding MFS transporter, producing MDLAARLSEVKSGFARTFWVANVLELFERFSFYGSKIVLAVFLAETVGLGPFGVSLVGFYGFAVYFLPILAGPLVDRFGFKKSLAACFGIFSLGYFLIGLSGMPMGQPLVQAVGTKTWVVCALLITAIGGSLIKPCIVGTVARTTTKDTKALGYSIYYTLVNVGGWLGPVLASQVRVSLGIAQVLVGASLVSFVLFLATLVFFKEPGRDPGAEERTLGKVLKDAALVFANGRFIGFLVIFTGFWVMFWQVYDLFPFYVRDVLKVERFEFIASLESFSVIFLTVPVAALMKKVRAVPQMTLGLAVGSCSWLLLVVSQTWQAAAAAMFLLALGEVLQAPRYYEYIADLAPKEQVGTFMGFAFLPIALGALLAGPLGGFLLQKYLKESMQPDKAWMILSTLGFVSTAALLAYDRWVARPTVRT